Within Pseudomonas brassicacearum, the genomic segment ACCCACCAGCAATCGCTGGGTTGGCGAATGGACCCGGTACGCATGAGCATGTCGACGTAGCTGGCGAACGCCGACTCGTCCTCGAAATACTCTGGCACGCCCATGCGTGGCCATTCATCGCAGGCCACTTGCCGGTAGCTGCTGAAACCGCTGTAGCCACCGTTCCAGAACGGCGATGAAGCGCTCAGGGCCAGGAACATCGGCAACCAGGGCAGGATTTCATTCATCACCCGCACCCGGTCCTGGGTGGCCGGGACTTCCACATGGACATGCAGGCCCGACAGCACGCTGCGCCGCGCCACCCGCTGGTAGTCATCGAACAACTGTTGGAAATGCAGTTCGTCGGTCGGTTGCAGCACTTGGGTGGCCATCGGGTGTGAACCGGCGCTGAGCAGGCCCAGGCCATACGGTGCCAACCGCTGGTTCAAGCCCGCACGTACCTGGTTCAGGTAGTCGGCGGCTTCGGACAGGCCACGAAAGATGGGCGATGCCATCTCCACCTGGCACAGGAACATCTCATGGGCGAAATGCTTGCCCAGTTCGGCCTGACAAGCAGCGACCGCTTGGGCGGGTGGCTCGCCTGGCATGCAACGGGTT encodes:
- a CDS encoding carboxylate-amine ligase, whose product is MNRRMKFGIEEEYFITDLQTRCMPGEPPAQAVAACQAELGKHFAHEMFLCQVEMASPIFRGLSEAADYLNQVRAGLNQRLAPYGLGLLSAGSHPMATQVLQPTDELHFQQLFDDYQRVARRSVLSGLHVHVEVPATQDRVRVMNEILPWLPMFLALSASSPFWNGGYSGFSSYRQVACDEWPRMGVPEYFEDESAFASYVDMLMRTGSIRQPSDCWWVIRPSSRYPTLELRICDACPRVDDVLCLVSLFRLMVAHAVAQRRPGANYSQMSQWILKENRWRAKRHGILAEFIVEGQEQPMLIGEWLTLAEQTFGETAAELGVQDVFKQARRIVQEGTSADRQIVLFEQGLLLGDSVEQALSRVVDQLLAETAGLPVADPALQQVAGGP